From one Streptomyces sp. N50 genomic stretch:
- a CDS encoding beta-1,3-glucanase family protein, giving the protein MQTSTGTSARPPSGAVRSRTALGLALVLIVALFAALSPSPARAADQLLSQGRPATASSTESGSFPASAAVDGNTGTRWSSAFADPQWLQVDLGTVQQITRVSLNWETAYATGYQIQTSTDATTWTTVYSTTTATGGTQNLTVTGSGRYVRLYGTARATQWGYSLWEFQVYGPGSTTPPDDFWGSTSDIPAANNAVEVKILNRTNGKYPDSQVYWSFNGQTHSIAEQPYLDMPANSAGRMYFYLGSPTSSYYDFIEFTVGSNVFNGNTTRVDAFGLKLAMRLHSKDGYDTEVGENRATFAEDRATTFQRFTDAVPAQFKVLAQTQAPYRIIAPGSDPSFRAGGANANYFTSYAQSVGVNAATSDIFGCAGSLAADPTMCAALNRHVATLPASQQSDPAQFYKAAPANYYAKFWHDNAINQLAYGFPYDDVAGQSSFISHADPQWLLVAVGW; this is encoded by the coding sequence ATGCAGACGTCCACCGGCACTTCCGCCAGACCTCCGTCCGGAGCCGTGCGCTCCCGTACGGCTCTCGGTCTGGCCCTCGTCCTGATCGTCGCTCTCTTCGCCGCCCTGAGCCCCTCGCCCGCCCGTGCCGCCGACCAGTTGCTGTCCCAAGGGCGGCCCGCCACCGCGTCCTCGACCGAGAGCGGGTCCTTCCCCGCGAGCGCGGCTGTCGACGGCAACACCGGCACCCGCTGGTCCTCCGCCTTCGCCGACCCGCAGTGGCTTCAGGTGGACCTTGGAACGGTCCAGCAGATCACCCGCGTCTCGCTGAACTGGGAGACCGCGTACGCCACCGGCTACCAGATCCAGACCTCGACCGACGCGACCACCTGGACCACGGTCTACTCCACCACGACCGCCACCGGCGGCACCCAGAACCTCACCGTCACCGGCAGCGGCCGCTACGTCCGCCTCTACGGCACCGCCCGCGCCACCCAATGGGGCTACTCCCTCTGGGAGTTCCAGGTCTACGGCCCCGGCAGCACCACCCCACCCGACGACTTCTGGGGCAGCACCAGCGACATCCCGGCGGCCAACAACGCCGTGGAGGTGAAGATCCTCAACCGCACCAACGGCAAGTACCCGGACAGCCAGGTGTATTGGAGCTTCAACGGGCAGACGCACTCCATCGCCGAGCAGCCCTACCTCGACATGCCCGCCAACTCCGCGGGCCGCATGTACTTCTACCTGGGCTCGCCCACCAGCTCCTACTACGACTTCATCGAGTTCACGGTCGGCTCCAACGTCTTCAACGGCAACACCACCCGCGTCGACGCCTTCGGACTCAAGCTCGCCATGCGGCTGCACAGCAAGGACGGTTACGACACCGAGGTCGGCGAGAACCGGGCGACCTTCGCCGAGGACCGCGCGACCACCTTCCAGCGGTTCACGGACGCGGTGCCGGCCCAGTTCAAGGTGCTGGCGCAGACCCAGGCGCCGTACCGGATCATCGCGCCCGGCAGCGACCCGAGCTTCCGCGCGGGCGGCGCCAACGCCAACTACTTCACGTCGTACGCCCAGTCGGTGGGCGTGAACGCGGCGACCTCCGACATCTTCGGCTGCGCGGGCTCGCTGGCCGCCGACCCCACCATGTGCGCCGCCCTCAACCGCCATGTGGCCACGCTTCCGGCGTCGCAGCAGTCCGACCCGGCGCAGTTCTACAAGGCGGCGCCCGCCAACTACTACGCCAAGTTCTGGCACGACAACGCCATCAACCAGCTTGCCTACGGCTTCCCTTACGACGATGTCGCGGGCCAGTCCTCGTTCATCTCGCACGCCGACCCGCAGTGGCTCCTGGTCGCCGTCGGTTGGTAG
- a CDS encoding discoidin domain-containing protein, with amino-acid sequence MTRPTRHKKRSPGRRAAIAALASAVMVLGLPAVAAHAAGGPDVAAGAKTTAGSTRGAHKATNITDGDTDTYWQAGKKSAQWVQTDLGRSERVRQVVLRLPEGWQTRKQTLALQGSDDGKSFATLKSSAQYVFSPGDDNTVKISVPSALARYVRADFSANSVAGTAQLAEMKVLTATAETANLALGKPFSESGHADVYGAANAGDGNQNTYWESTNNAFPQWLQVDLGSSVRVNQVTLRLPGSWPSRSQTLKIQGSTDNQNFTDLTASKAYAFDSSTAQSTTIAFDATTTRYVRVLITANTGWPAGQVSELEVYGPATGDTQAPTAPGNLSYTEPATGQIELNWTAATDDTAVTGYDIYANGQLRSSVAGNVLTYTDTQPAGSDITYFVRAKDAAGNVSANSNSVTRKGSTGDTQAPTAPGNLAYTQSGSDVKLTWQASSDNVQVTGYDVYANDQLLKSVAGDVTSYTDTPSATATVTYYVKAKDAAGNVSVASNSVTRAGNGAGSDLAQGKPIEASSYTFTYVAANANDGQIATYWEGGGGAYPATLTTKLGANADLSQVVVKLNPDPAWSTRTQNIQVLGRDQDATAFTSLVAAKDYVFNPASGNTVTIPVSGAAADIQLKFASNTGAPGGQVAEFQVIGTPAANPDLKVTGITHTPAAPVESDAISLSATVTNSGSKASKATDLNFTLGGTKAATADVPALAAGASTTVTASIGTRDAGSYPLGAEVDPSNKVIEQNEGNNVYTAPDALVVKPVSSSDLVAAPVAWTPSSASAGDNVTFTVAIKNQGTVDSAAGTHGVTLTLLDAGGATVKTLTGSYNGTIAAGQTTAPVSLGSWTAVNGKFTVKTVIADDTNELPVKRTNNTTTQPLFVGRGADMPYDMYEAEDGTVGGGAQVVGPNRTIGDIAGEASGRKAVTLNSTGQYVEWTTRASTNTLVTRFSIPDGTDTTLDVYVDGQFLKAIDLTSKYAWLYGAETAPGNSPSAGTQRHIYDEANLLLGRTVPAGSKIRLQKDAANTSTYAIDFINTEQATATANPDPAAYVVPAGFAQQDVQNALDKVRMDTTGKLVGVYLPAGDYETSSKLQVYGKAVKVVGAGSWFTRFHAPASQENTDVGIRAEATANGSSFTGFAYFGNYTSRIDGPGKVFDFSNVSNITIDDIWVEHMVCMYWGANTDNMTIKNSRIRDTFADGINMTNGSTDNHVVNNDARATGDDSFALFSAIDAGGSDEKNNLYENLTSTLTWRAAGIAVYGGFDNTFRNIRVADTLVYSGITISSLDFGYPMNGFGTDPTTIENVSLDRTGGHFWGSQVFPAIWAFSASKVFQGIRVNDVDIDNSTYGGVMFQTNYVGGQAQFPVKDTIFTDISITNSKKSGDAFDAKSGWGIWANELPEPGQGPAVGSATFVNLRMSGNAQDIRNTTSTFTINVQ; translated from the coding sequence ATGACTCGACCCACCCGACACAAGAAGAGATCCCCCGGACGGCGCGCGGCGATCGCCGCGCTCGCCTCCGCCGTGATGGTGCTGGGCCTGCCCGCCGTCGCCGCGCACGCGGCCGGCGGTCCCGACGTCGCCGCGGGCGCGAAGACCACCGCGGGCAGCACTCGCGGCGCGCACAAGGCCACCAACATCACCGACGGCGACACCGACACCTACTGGCAGGCCGGGAAGAAGTCGGCCCAGTGGGTGCAGACCGACCTCGGCAGGAGCGAGCGCGTCCGGCAGGTCGTGCTGCGGCTGCCCGAGGGCTGGCAGACCCGCAAGCAGACGCTGGCGCTCCAGGGCAGCGACGACGGCAAGAGCTTCGCGACGCTCAAGTCGTCGGCGCAGTACGTCTTCAGCCCCGGTGACGACAACACCGTGAAGATCTCGGTGCCTTCGGCCCTCGCCCGGTACGTACGGGCCGACTTCAGCGCCAACTCGGTGGCCGGAACAGCCCAGTTGGCCGAGATGAAGGTCCTCACGGCCACCGCCGAGACCGCCAACCTCGCCCTGGGCAAGCCCTTCAGCGAGAGCGGGCACGCCGATGTCTACGGCGCGGCCAACGCCGGTGACGGCAACCAGAACACCTACTGGGAGAGCACGAACAACGCGTTCCCGCAGTGGCTCCAGGTCGACCTGGGCTCGTCGGTCAGGGTCAACCAGGTGACGCTGCGGCTGCCGGGCAGCTGGCCGAGCCGCAGTCAGACGCTCAAGATCCAGGGGTCGACCGACAACCAGAACTTCACCGATCTGACGGCCTCGAAGGCGTACGCCTTCGACAGTTCCACCGCCCAGTCGACGACGATCGCCTTCGACGCGACGACCACGCGGTACGTCCGCGTGCTGATCACGGCGAACACCGGCTGGCCCGCCGGGCAGGTGTCCGAGCTGGAGGTCTACGGACCGGCGACCGGTGACACCCAGGCGCCCACCGCGCCGGGCAACCTGAGCTACACCGAACCGGCCACCGGGCAGATCGAGTTGAACTGGACCGCGGCCACCGACGACACCGCCGTGACCGGCTACGACATCTACGCCAACGGGCAGTTGAGGTCGAGCGTCGCCGGGAACGTGCTGACGTACACGGACACCCAGCCGGCCGGCAGCGACATCACGTACTTCGTGCGGGCCAAGGACGCGGCGGGCAACGTCTCCGCCAACAGCAACAGCGTCACCCGCAAGGGCTCGACCGGCGACACCCAGGCCCCGACCGCGCCCGGCAACCTCGCCTACACGCAGTCGGGCAGCGACGTGAAGCTGACCTGGCAGGCGTCGAGCGACAACGTCCAGGTCACCGGGTACGACGTCTACGCCAACGACCAGCTCCTCAAGTCCGTTGCCGGTGACGTGACTTCGTACACCGACACCCCGTCGGCGACGGCCACGGTCACCTACTACGTGAAGGCGAAGGACGCCGCAGGGAACGTGTCGGTGGCGAGCAACAGCGTCACCCGGGCCGGCAACGGCGCGGGCTCCGACCTCGCGCAGGGCAAGCCCATCGAGGCCTCGTCGTACACCTTCACCTATGTCGCCGCGAACGCCAACGACGGCCAGATCGCGACCTATTGGGAGGGCGGGGGCGGTGCCTACCCGGCCACCCTCACCACCAAGCTGGGCGCGAACGCCGACCTCAGCCAGGTCGTCGTCAAGCTGAACCCCGACCCCGCGTGGTCGACGCGGACGCAGAACATCCAGGTGCTGGGCCGGGACCAGGACGCGACCGCGTTCACGAGTCTCGTCGCGGCGAAGGACTACGTCTTCAACCCGGCGAGCGGCAACACGGTGACCATCCCGGTCTCGGGTGCCGCCGCCGACATCCAGCTCAAGTTCGCCTCCAACACCGGTGCCCCGGGCGGGCAGGTCGCCGAGTTCCAGGTGATCGGCACCCCGGCCGCCAACCCGGACCTCAAGGTCACCGGCATCACCCACACGCCCGCGGCCCCGGTCGAGTCGGACGCCATCAGCCTGTCGGCGACGGTCACCAACAGCGGCAGCAAGGCGTCCAAGGCCACCGACCTGAACTTCACGCTCGGCGGCACCAAGGCCGCCACGGCCGACGTCCCGGCCCTCGCGGCGGGCGCGTCGACGACGGTCACGGCGAGCATCGGCACGCGGGACGCCGGGAGTTACCCGCTCGGCGCCGAGGTGGACCCGTCCAACAAGGTCATCGAGCAGAACGAGGGCAACAACGTCTACACCGCCCCCGACGCCCTCGTCGTCAAGCCGGTCTCCAGCTCCGACCTGGTCGCCGCACCGGTCGCCTGGACCCCGTCGAGCGCCTCGGCGGGCGACAACGTCACCTTCACCGTGGCGATCAAGAACCAGGGCACGGTCGACTCGGCCGCCGGCACCCACGGCGTCACGCTGACGCTCCTGGACGCGGGCGGCGCGACGGTCAAGACACTCACCGGCTCCTACAACGGCACCATCGCGGCCGGCCAGACGACCGCACCCGTCAGCCTCGGCTCCTGGACGGCCGTCAACGGCAAGTTCACCGTCAAGACGGTCATCGCCGACGACACGAACGAACTCCCGGTCAAGCGGACCAACAACACCACCACACAACCCCTGTTCGTCGGCCGCGGCGCCGACATGCCCTACGACATGTACGAGGCCGAGGACGGCACGGTGGGCGGCGGCGCCCAGGTCGTCGGACCGAACCGCACCATCGGCGACATCGCCGGAGAGGCGAGCGGCCGCAAGGCGGTGACCCTCAACTCGACCGGCCAGTACGTCGAATGGACCACCCGCGCGTCGACCAACACCTTGGTCACCCGCTTCTCCATCCCCGACGGCACCGACACCACCCTCGACGTCTACGTCGACGGCCAGTTCCTCAAGGCCATCGACCTCACCTCCAAGTACGCCTGGCTGTACGGCGCCGAGACCGCGCCCGGCAACTCGCCGAGCGCCGGTACCCAGCGCCACATCTACGACGAGGCGAATCTCCTGCTGGGCAGGACAGTTCCGGCGGGTTCCAAGATCCGGCTCCAGAAGGACGCGGCCAACACCTCCACCTACGCCATCGACTTCATCAACACCGAGCAGGCGACGGCGACCGCGAACCCCGACCCGGCCGCCTACGTGGTCCCGGCCGGCTTCGCGCAGCAGGACGTGCAGAACGCGCTCGACAAGGTCCGCATGGACACCACGGGCAAGCTCGTCGGCGTCTATCTGCCCGCCGGCGACTACGAGACCTCCAGCAAGCTCCAGGTCTACGGCAAGGCGGTCAAGGTCGTAGGAGCCGGGTCGTGGTTCACCCGCTTCCACGCCCCCGCCTCGCAGGAGAACACCGACGTCGGCATCCGGGCCGAGGCCACCGCGAACGGTTCGTCGTTCACCGGCTTCGCCTACTTCGGGAACTACACGTCCCGAATCGACGGACCGGGCAAGGTATTCGACTTCTCCAACGTCTCCAACATCACCATCGACGACATCTGGGTCGAGCACATGGTGTGCATGTACTGGGGCGCCAACACCGACAACATGACCATCAAGAACTCCCGCATCCGGGACACGTTCGCCGACGGCATCAACATGACGAACGGCTCCACGGACAACCACGTCGTCAACAACGACGCCCGGGCCACGGGCGACGACAGCTTCGCGCTCTTCTCGGCGATCGACGCGGGCGGCTCCGACGAGAAGAACAACCTCTACGAGAACCTGACGTCGACGCTCACCTGGCGCGCGGCCGGTATCGCCGTCTACGGCGGCTTCGACAACACCTTCCGCAACATCAGGGTCGCCGACACCCTGGTCTACTCCGGCATCACGATCTCCTCGCTGGACTTCGGCTACCCGATGAACGGCTTCGGGACCGATCCGACGACGATCGAGAACGTCTCCCTGGACCGGACGGGCGGCCACTTCTGGGGCTCCCAAGTCTTCCCGGCCATCTGGGCGTTCTCCGCCTCGAAGGTCTTCCAGGGCATCCGGGTCAACGACGTCGACATCGACAACTCCACCTACGGCGGGGTGATGTTCCAGACCAACTACGTAGGCGGACAGGCCCAGTTCCCGGTGAAGGACACGATCTTCACCGACATCTCCATCACCAACTCCAAGAAGAGCGGAGACGCGTTCGACGCCAAGTCCGGCTGGGGCATCTGGGCCAACGAGCTGCCCGAACCGGGTCAGGGACCGGCCGTGGGTTCGGCCACCTTCGTCAACCTGCGGATGAGCGGCAACGCGCAGGACATCCGCAACACCACGTCCACCTTCACGATCAACGTGCAGTAA
- a CDS encoding M55 family metallopeptidase — MKILISADMEGATGVTWPADVLPGTPQWERCRSMFTSDVNAAVLGFYDGGADEVLVNEAHWTMRNLLLEQLDERTEMLTGRHKSLSMVEGVQHGDVDGIAFVGYHAGAGMEGVLAHTYLANSITGVWLNDVRASEGLLNAHVVAEYGVPVVLVTGDDVACEDALGYAPEALKVAVKDHVSRYAAVCRTPARTAADIREAAKEAAKLAVRQEPVQGGPFTVALEFDAEHLAMAATVVPGVARVGERKVAYTHDTMYEGIRTFKAVTTIVSAAVEEQYG; from the coding sequence ATGAAGATCCTCATCAGCGCCGACATGGAGGGTGCGACCGGCGTCACCTGGCCGGCCGACGTGTTGCCGGGGACGCCGCAGTGGGAGCGGTGCCGTTCGATGTTCACCTCGGACGTGAACGCGGCCGTCCTCGGTTTCTACGACGGCGGCGCCGACGAGGTGCTCGTCAACGAGGCCCACTGGACGATGCGCAACCTGCTGCTCGAACAGCTCGACGAGCGCACCGAGATGCTCACCGGACGCCACAAGTCCCTCTCCATGGTCGAGGGCGTCCAGCACGGCGACGTCGACGGCATCGCGTTCGTCGGCTACCACGCGGGCGCCGGCATGGAGGGCGTCCTCGCCCACACCTACCTCGCGAACTCGATCACCGGCGTCTGGCTGAACGACGTCCGCGCCAGCGAGGGACTCCTCAACGCGCATGTCGTCGCCGAGTACGGGGTACCGGTGGTCCTTGTCACGGGTGACGACGTGGCTTGTGAGGACGCCCTCGGGTACGCGCCCGAGGCGCTGAAGGTGGCCGTCAAGGACCATGTGTCGCGGTACGCGGCCGTGTGCCGGACGCCGGCCAGGACGGCCGCCGACATCCGCGAGGCGGCGAAGGAGGCGGCGAAACTGGCGGTGCGTCAGGAACCGGTACAGGGCGGCCCGTTCACCGTCGCCCTCGAATTCGACGCCGAACACCTGGCCATGGCCGCCACCGTGGTCCCCGGCGTCGCGCGGGTCGGCGAGCGGAAGGTGGCGTACACCCACGACACCATGTACGAGGGCATCCGGACCTTCAAGGCGGTCACCACGATCGTCTCGGCCGCGGTGGAGGAGCAGTATGGCTGA
- a CDS encoding M20/M25/M40 family metallo-hydrolase has protein sequence MADIDERALAEVVTFTSDLIRIDTTNRGGGDCQERPAAEYAAERLAGAGLEPTLLERSKGRTNVVARIEGTDPSADALLVHGHLDVVPAQADEWSVHPFSGEVRDGVVWGRGAVDMKNMDAMILAVVRAWSRLGVRPRRDLVIAFTADEEASAEDGSGFLADQHAGLFEGCTEGISESGAFTFHDGSGREIYPIAAGERGTGWLKLTAHGRAGHGSKVNHENAVTRLAAAITRIGEHEWPLRLTPTVRAALTELAALYGIEADLDDVDGLLTKLGPAAKLVEPTVRNSANPTMLNAGYKVNVIPGEAVAFVDGRYLPGGEDEFRTTLDRLTGPDVDWEFHHREVALQAPVDSLTYAQMRAAVEEFAPEGHVVPYCMSGGTDAKQFSRLGITGYGFAPLKLPEGFDYQALFHGVDERVPVEALHFGVRVLDRFLRTA, from the coding sequence ATGGCTGACATCGACGAGCGGGCCCTGGCCGAGGTCGTGACGTTCACCTCGGACCTGATCCGCATCGACACGACCAACCGGGGCGGCGGCGACTGCCAGGAGAGACCCGCGGCCGAGTACGCCGCCGAGCGACTGGCCGGCGCCGGACTCGAACCGACCCTCTTGGAACGGTCCAAGGGCCGCACCAACGTCGTCGCCCGCATCGAGGGCACCGACCCCTCGGCGGACGCGCTCCTCGTCCACGGTCACCTGGACGTCGTGCCCGCGCAGGCCGACGAGTGGAGCGTGCACCCCTTCTCCGGGGAGGTCCGCGACGGGGTCGTCTGGGGGCGCGGCGCGGTCGACATGAAGAACATGGACGCGATGATCCTCGCCGTCGTCCGCGCCTGGTCCCGGCTGGGCGTACGGCCCCGGCGCGACCTCGTCATCGCGTTCACCGCCGACGAGGAGGCCAGCGCCGAGGACGGCTCCGGATTCCTCGCCGACCAGCACGCCGGGCTCTTCGAGGGCTGCACCGAAGGCATCAGCGAATCGGGCGCGTTCACCTTCCACGACGGCTCCGGCCGGGAGATCTACCCCATCGCCGCCGGTGAACGCGGCACCGGCTGGCTCAAGTTGACCGCCCACGGCCGCGCGGGCCACGGCTCCAAGGTCAACCACGAGAACGCCGTCACGCGTCTCGCCGCCGCGATCACCCGCATCGGCGAACACGAGTGGCCGCTACGGCTCACCCCGACCGTCCGCGCCGCCCTCACCGAACTCGCCGCCCTGTACGGCATCGAGGCCGACCTCGACGACGTCGACGGACTCCTCACCAAGCTCGGCCCGGCGGCGAAGCTCGTCGAACCGACGGTCCGTAACAGCGCCAACCCGACCATGCTGAACGCCGGTTACAAGGTCAACGTGATCCCGGGCGAGGCCGTGGCCTTCGTCGACGGACGCTATCTGCCGGGCGGCGAGGACGAGTTCCGCACCACGTTGGACCGGCTCACAGGACCGGACGTCGACTGGGAGTTCCACCATCGCGAGGTGGCCCTCCAGGCACCGGTGGATTCCCTGACATACGCTCAGATGCGGGCAGCCGTCGAGGAGTTCGCGCCCGAGGGGCACGTGGTCCCGTACTGCATGTCCGGCGGCACGGACGCCAAGCAGTTCTCGCGCCTCGGCATCACCGGCTACGGCTTCGCACCGCTGAAGCTCCCCGAGGGCTTCGACTACCAGGCGCTGTTCCATGGAGTCGACGAGCGCGTCCCCGTCGAGGCACTCCACTTCGGCGTCCGTGTCCTGGACCGCTTCCTGAGGACGGCCTAG